The proteins below are encoded in one region of Halorhodospira halochloris:
- the pstA gene encoding phosphate ABC transporter permease PstA: MRDWFKRGTPWIWLNAGAVAVSLVMVFGLIGLIAFNGLQHFWPSSVVAFEYQEPGEDVQHVLGEVDAAETLTAAAARERGFEVEDDETLITRYRIKRGNRDVDGRDFVWYAGPNMSEWRYPEDVVVIERRQWGDFIGYLRDVRVDGEVVAEVQDRGDEAWAVFDELYAENRSRLDEIQHIERVEIGAINAQLEEVRLAERRLEADATLSEEQRTEQASALAEERERWEEEYAELEERRDELIDEVARYAIGLETAAGEQVVIAMGDVVKPWRPNAMSTWEKMAFYVGDFWDFVSGYPREANTEGGIMPAIFGTVLMTMVMAVFVTPFGVLAAIYLREYAKQGPITRMIRISVNNLAGVPSIVFGVFGLGFFVYFVGGGVDQMFFSERLPSPTFGKGGILWASLTLALLTLPVVIVSTEEGLSRIPSDVRNGALALGATKAEMLWRVVVPLATPAMITGLILAVARAAGEVAPLMLVGVVKLAPQLPVDGSFPFIHLERSFMHLGFHIFDVGFQSPNVEAGRPLVYATSLILVLVIIVLNLTAISIRNYLREKYRAQSD; encoded by the coding sequence ATGCGCGACTGGTTTAAGAGAGGAACACCTTGGATCTGGCTCAACGCCGGAGCAGTGGCCGTCTCCCTGGTGATGGTGTTCGGCTTGATAGGGCTTATCGCCTTTAATGGCCTACAGCATTTTTGGCCGAGTAGTGTGGTTGCCTTCGAATATCAGGAGCCGGGTGAAGATGTTCAACACGTTCTTGGTGAAGTCGATGCTGCCGAGACGCTAACCGCTGCTGCGGCACGCGAAAGGGGTTTTGAGGTTGAAGATGATGAGACGCTTATCACCCGTTATCGGATAAAACGCGGTAATCGCGACGTCGATGGCCGTGATTTTGTCTGGTATGCCGGCCCCAATATGTCCGAGTGGCGGTACCCGGAAGATGTGGTGGTGATAGAGCGCCGCCAGTGGGGCGATTTTATCGGCTATCTACGCGATGTTCGGGTAGATGGTGAGGTGGTCGCCGAGGTCCAGGATCGAGGTGACGAAGCCTGGGCGGTGTTTGACGAGCTGTACGCTGAGAACCGCTCGCGGTTGGATGAGATTCAGCATATAGAAAGAGTAGAGATCGGCGCAATTAATGCTCAGCTAGAGGAAGTTCGTCTGGCCGAAAGGCGCTTGGAGGCTGATGCGACCCTTAGCGAGGAGCAACGCACCGAGCAGGCCAGCGCCTTGGCAGAGGAGCGGGAGCGCTGGGAGGAGGAGTACGCTGAGCTAGAAGAGCGTCGCGATGAGCTGATTGATGAAGTCGCCCGTTACGCCATCGGTTTGGAGACGGCAGCCGGCGAACAAGTCGTCATCGCTATGGGGGATGTGGTCAAGCCCTGGCGACCCAATGCCATGAGCACATGGGAGAAGATGGCCTTCTATGTGGGGGATTTCTGGGATTTTGTCAGTGGCTACCCGCGTGAGGCCAATACCGAGGGCGGCATTATGCCTGCCATCTTTGGCACGGTGCTGATGACCATGGTTATGGCCGTCTTTGTTACTCCATTCGGGGTGCTGGCGGCGATATACCTGCGCGAGTACGCTAAACAGGGGCCGATAACCCGCATGATCCGCATTTCGGTCAACAACTTGGCCGGTGTGCCCTCCATCGTGTTCGGGGTCTTTGGCTTGGGGTTCTTCGTCTACTTTGTCGGAGGTGGCGTAGATCAGATGTTCTTCTCTGAGCGTCTGCCGTCGCCGACTTTCGGTAAAGGTGGCATATTATGGGCCTCGTTAACCCTCGCCCTGCTTACCCTGCCAGTAGTTATAGTCTCCACCGAGGAGGGGCTGTCGCGGATACCAAGTGATGTCCGTAATGGGGCCCTGGCGCTGGGTGCAACCAAGGCCGAAATGCTCTGGCGGGTTGTGGTGCCGCTGGCGACTCCGGCCATGATTACCGGTTTGATCCTAGCTGTGGCTCGAGCGGCTGGCGAGGTGGCACCGCTGATGCTGGTCGGCGTGGTTAAGCTCGCCCCGCAACTACCAGTGGACGGCAGCTTCCCCTTTATCCATTTGGAGAGGAGCTTCATGCACTTGGGCTTTCACATCTTCGATGTCGGTTTTCAGAGCCCTAACGTCGAGGCCGGACGACCACTGGTTTACGCCACAAGTTTGATCCTGGTGCTGGTGATAATAGTGCTTAATCTAACGGCCATATCAATTCGCAATTATCTGCGCGAAAAGTATCGGGCCCAAAGCGATTGA
- the pstB gene encoding phosphate ABC transporter ATP-binding protein PstB codes for MSEVTTDSTPTHGFSQEAIRDRGRSGTEPRSVGSDICLETRDLKLWYGTEQVLQGIDIKIPRGQVTAFIGPSGCGKSTLLRCFNRMNDLVDSCQVQGSITLDGQDIHDRRMDVPELRRRVGMVFQKPNPFPKSIYENVAYGLRLQGVKNRRKLDEVVERSLRRAALWGEVKDRLHENAFGLSGGQQQRLVIARAIAVEPEVLLLDEPASALDPLATLKIEELIFELKERYTIAIVTHNMQQAARVSDFTAFLYLGELVEFADTDTLFTTPAQKKTEDYITGRYG; via the coding sequence ATGAGTGAGGTGACGACCGACAGCACGCCGACCCACGGCTTCAGTCAGGAGGCTATTCGCGATCGCGGCCGATCGGGTACCGAGCCACGTTCGGTAGGTTCGGATATCTGCCTGGAGACGCGTGATCTCAAGCTTTGGTACGGCACAGAGCAGGTGCTGCAAGGCATAGATATCAAGATACCGCGAGGGCAAGTAACGGCATTTATCGGTCCATCGGGTTGTGGTAAGTCGACCTTGCTGCGCTGCTTCAACCGCATGAATGACTTGGTAGATAGTTGCCAGGTGCAGGGGAGCATCACCCTTGATGGCCAGGATATCCACGATCGGCGCATGGACGTGCCAGAGTTGCGCCGACGGGTCGGCATGGTCTTCCAGAAGCCCAATCCGTTCCCTAAGTCGATCTATGAGAATGTTGCTTATGGTCTGCGACTGCAGGGTGTTAAGAATAGGCGTAAACTAGACGAGGTGGTAGAGCGGTCTTTGCGCCGCGCGGCATTGTGGGGCGAGGTTAAAGACCGCCTGCATGAGAACGCCTTCGGGCTCTCTGGCGGGCAGCAGCAACGTTTGGTTATCGCTCGGGCAATTGCGGTTGAGCCTGAGGTCCTGCTGCTCGACGAGCCGGCATCGGCACTCGATCCGTTGGCTACTTTGAAGATTGAGGAGCTGATCTTCGAGCTCAAGGAGCGGTATACGATAGCTATCGTCACCCACAACATGCAGCAGGCTGCCCGGGTATCAGACTTCACCGCGTTTCTCTATCTGGGTGAACTGGTAGAGTTCGCCGATACCGATACGCTATTTACAACCCCGGCCCAGAAGAAGACCGAGGACTATATTACCGGCCGTTATGGCTGA
- the phoU gene encoding phosphate signaling complex protein PhoU — protein MEQNFFKQHISQRFNAELEEIHRQVMSMGGLVEEQLTDAVKAMVEGRMELAEKVVVSDYKVNALEVKIDEESTQIIVRRQPTASDLRLVVAVIKTITDLERIGDEAERIGRMALHFLELDRQTGPIKELGDLGEHVRGMLNSALDAFARMDVEQAVRVAQLDINADSQYEVIIHRLMDQMMKYPDTIPRVMDVVWTARSLERIGDRARNICEYVVYFVRGKNVRHISYDQMVQEATGDRR, from the coding sequence ATGGAGCAGAATTTTTTCAAGCAGCATATCTCACAGCGCTTTAATGCTGAGCTTGAAGAGATCCATAGGCAGGTAATGTCCATGGGCGGGCTGGTTGAGGAGCAGCTCACTGATGCCGTTAAGGCCATGGTTGAAGGCAGAATGGAGCTGGCCGAGAAGGTGGTTGTCAGTGACTATAAGGTCAACGCCTTAGAGGTTAAGATCGACGAGGAGTCGACCCAGATCATAGTCCGCCGTCAACCAACAGCTTCCGATCTGCGCCTGGTGGTGGCGGTGATCAAGACCATAACCGATCTGGAGCGCATCGGTGATGAGGCGGAGCGGATTGGCCGCATGGCCCTGCATTTTCTTGAGTTGGATCGCCAGACTGGGCCCATTAAGGAACTCGGCGATCTGGGTGAGCATGTGCGCGGCATGCTCAATTCAGCTCTGGATGCCTTTGCGCGTATGGATGTCGAGCAGGCCGTGCGAGTTGCGCAGCTGGATATCAATGCCGACAGTCAGTATGAGGTCATTATTCATCGCCTTATGGATCAGATGATGAAATATCCGGATACCATTCCGCGGGTAATGGATGTGGTGTGGACTGCTCGCTCTTTGGAGCGGATAGGCGATAGGGCGCGCAATATCTGCGAGTACGTGGTCTACTTTGTGCGCGGTAAAAATGTCAGGCACATAAGTTATGATCAGATGGTGCAGGAGGCTACGGGAGATAGGCGTTAG
- a CDS encoding pyruvate kinase — MAEIQEELLWLCEAAHVPVVWATQVLEKLAKQGTASRPELTDAAMAGRAECVMLNKGPHIISAVITLKGILQRMQEHQSKKISRLRALRLAHLRKKGRPLAAGCGKY; from the coding sequence TTGGCTGAGATTCAGGAAGAGCTGCTCTGGCTTTGCGAAGCTGCCCATGTGCCAGTTGTATGGGCAACCCAGGTCCTTGAGAAGCTAGCCAAGCAAGGCACGGCTTCCAGGCCCGAGCTAACAGATGCAGCAATGGCGGGACGTGCCGAATGCGTGATGCTCAACAAAGGCCCTCACATAATCTCGGCAGTAATTACTCTCAAAGGGATACTCCAGCGCATGCAGGAGCACCAATCGAAAAAGATATCTCGCCTAAGAGCTCTAAGACTGGCACACCTTAGAAAAAAGGGCCGCCCTCTAGCAGCCGGCTGTGGCAAATATTGA
- a CDS encoding pyruvate kinase, with the protein MIDKAKLDENLTTEALLERLLALRADLIRVANDWLDSYQDSFSSASAGKSARNFAHYLALRSEDIRPLQGLLARHGLSSLGRNEPHVLAGLDRVIQMLAYYSGRQVQLPYQSYCSIDEGFRALEQNTRELFGDKYYARSSYIMVTLPSKAGDDPTLIRSLLESGMDIARINCAHDGPEAWLRMIEFIRHEEQKLGKACRIQMDLAGHKIRTGRLAKREPVLKLRPQRNYLGRVLSPATIDLIAEPSPEAANGINTMPGTSTGAVTDTDFTTPPKLSLPEEIIDAIQPGDRLVMLDARGSKRSLYVTDTIPGRARANTYKTLYMTPDVQLTWRHDSPRRLGSGDRRRTLG; encoded by the coding sequence ATGATTGATAAAGCTAAACTAGACGAAAATCTGACGACTGAAGCTCTCCTAGAACGGCTGTTAGCTCTGCGCGCCGACCTAATCCGAGTGGCTAACGACTGGTTAGATAGTTACCAAGACTCATTCTCCAGCGCCTCGGCAGGTAAATCAGCGCGCAACTTTGCCCACTATCTAGCTCTACGTAGCGAAGATATTAGGCCTTTACAAGGACTACTTGCGCGCCACGGCCTATCGTCTTTAGGACGCAATGAGCCGCACGTTCTTGCTGGGCTAGATCGGGTCATCCAAATGCTTGCGTATTATTCTGGACGGCAAGTACAGCTCCCCTACCAGAGTTATTGCAGTATTGATGAGGGATTTAGGGCGCTAGAACAAAATACTCGAGAGCTATTCGGTGACAAGTACTATGCGCGCAGCTCCTACATCATGGTCACCTTGCCTAGCAAGGCTGGTGATGACCCTACACTGATAAGGTCATTACTCGAATCGGGCATGGACATAGCGCGAATCAACTGCGCTCACGATGGCCCCGAAGCGTGGCTGCGGATGATTGAGTTCATCCGCCATGAAGAGCAAAAATTAGGGAAAGCATGCCGAATTCAAATGGACTTAGCCGGGCATAAGATCCGTACCGGTCGATTAGCCAAGCGCGAGCCGGTACTTAAATTACGTCCGCAACGCAACTATCTAGGGCGCGTACTAAGCCCAGCAACGATTGATCTTATAGCAGAACCAAGCCCAGAAGCCGCTAACGGCATAAATACTATGCCAGGCACCAGCACTGGTGCTGTCACCGACACTGATTTTACAACACCCCCCAAGCTGAGCCTGCCTGAGGAAATCATCGATGCTATTCAGCCGGGTGATAGGCTCGTAATGCTAGATGCCCGCGGCTCGAAAAGATCGCTTTATGTTACGGATACAATTCCCGGCAGGGCTCGTGCTAACACCTATAAAACACTTTATATGACTCCAGATGTTCAGCTTACTTGGCGTCATGATAGCCCGCGGCGACTTGGCAGTGGAGATCGGCGGCGAACGCTTGGCTGA
- a CDS encoding EAL domain-containing protein translates to MSSEQNAEELDNIIRNELLTPFFQPIFSTHRAKIYGYEALARGPSMSALHYPRTLFQVAAKQHRLVEVDMLARKIAIRHFKQLGLSGKLFLNVMPHTLFQNDFREGATLEFLHQEGVDPQRVVIEVTEHSHINDYSLMRHALDHYRRMGFRVALDDLGAGSAGLGHWAELGPDYVKTSHYFCQHIDTDLAKHKFLDYLLEVSRNLGCEIIFEGVERREEYETLVALNGNLLQGHYISFPAANPPQDIDQVQRDNCLPVTRGEHSCEQSQLMEFMPMREAIDASSAEESSSAGQLNKDAAIGAETTSELSRCPLASFVVF, encoded by the coding sequence ATGAGCTCCGAACAAAATGCTGAAGAACTCGATAACATAATCAGAAATGAGCTGCTTACACCCTTCTTTCAACCTATATTCAGCACACATAGAGCCAAAATATACGGCTATGAGGCCCTGGCCCGAGGGCCTTCCATGTCTGCGCTTCATTACCCGCGAACCCTTTTTCAGGTGGCAGCTAAGCAGCACCGTCTAGTCGAAGTGGATATGCTAGCTCGCAAGATTGCTATTCGTCATTTCAAACAATTGGGGTTGAGCGGTAAACTGTTTTTAAATGTAATGCCTCATACCCTTTTTCAGAATGACTTTCGTGAAGGGGCTACTCTGGAGTTCTTGCACCAAGAAGGTGTAGATCCACAGCGCGTGGTGATTGAGGTTACTGAACACTCACATATAAATGACTATAGCCTCATGCGTCATGCATTGGATCACTACAGAAGGATGGGGTTTCGGGTGGCTTTAGACGACCTAGGTGCAGGTTCTGCCGGCTTAGGTCACTGGGCGGAGCTTGGCCCGGACTATGTAAAGACATCGCACTATTTCTGCCAGCATATTGATACTGATCTGGCGAAGCATAAATTTCTGGATTACTTGTTAGAGGTCTCCCGCAATTTAGGGTGTGAGATTATCTTCGAGGGGGTAGAAAGACGGGAAGAGTACGAGACCTTGGTCGCACTCAACGGTAACTTACTGCAAGGTCACTATATCTCTTTCCCTGCTGCAAATCCGCCTCAAGATATTGATCAGGTGCAGCGTGACAACTGCCTGCCTGTTACCAGAGGTGAACATTCTTGCGAGCAGAGTCAGCTAATGGAATTTATGCCCATGAGAGAGGCCATCGATGCTAGTTCAGCTGAAGAGAGCAGTTCTGCCGGACAATTGAATAAAGATGCTGCGATTGGTGCTGAAACAACCTCTGAGCTTTCACGCTGTCCCTTGGCCAGCTTTGTGGTCTTCTGA
- a CDS encoding glycosyltransferase family 4 protein, translating to MKKVNLHRKESPLRRISIVSETYAPESNGVATTLSHIAAGLRRDGTAVDLVVPRHPARPYGYDKDLHSVSGLPIPGYSQVRCGVVRPRLLEELWQRRTPDGVYIATEGPLGWAALLAAKRLQLPVVSGFHTRFDLYSEHYMTSWLKPLVGAALRYFHNSTATTLVPDKSLAEKLRSQGYRNVELLGRGVDTRLFNPQRRCTSLRSGWGAGEDEPVLIYVGRIAAEKNLSLAVEAFRTIESVRPGARFVLVGDGPMRSALQHQNPDFIFAGERHGEELASYYASADIFLFPSLSETFGNVTLEALASGLPVVAFDYAAASRFVEEGVNGHKVARSYPAAWVQAALGVAMLPPQVRQRWQEAARDSVAALSWQQIARQFAGVIANAGEQNPGTEQGVPHAANFS from the coding sequence ATGAAAAAAGTAAACCTGCACAGAAAAGAGTCACCTCTACGCCGTATCTCCATTGTTTCCGAGACTTATGCGCCGGAGTCTAATGGGGTTGCGACCACCCTCAGCCACATCGCAGCTGGATTGCGTCGAGACGGTACAGCTGTAGATCTTGTTGTGCCTAGGCATCCAGCCCGTCCTTACGGCTATGATAAAGATCTGCATAGCGTGAGCGGCTTACCGATTCCCGGTTATAGCCAAGTACGTTGTGGGGTTGTGCGGCCACGCCTTCTTGAGGAGCTTTGGCAGCGGCGCACACCAGATGGGGTCTATATCGCGACTGAAGGCCCTCTGGGCTGGGCGGCTCTGCTTGCGGCAAAGCGCTTGCAGTTGCCGGTGGTAAGTGGATTCCATACCCGCTTTGACCTGTACAGCGAGCACTACATGACGAGCTGGTTAAAGCCACTGGTCGGGGCAGCGTTACGCTACTTTCATAACTCCACCGCCACCACTTTGGTGCCTGATAAATCCTTGGCTGAAAAGTTACGCAGCCAGGGCTATAGAAACGTCGAACTGTTAGGCAGAGGCGTGGATACTCGACTGTTTAACCCCCAGAGAAGGTGCACGTCGCTGCGCAGCGGATGGGGTGCCGGCGAAGATGAGCCGGTGCTGATCTACGTCGGGCGGATTGCAGCAGAGAAGAACTTGTCTTTGGCGGTAGAGGCCTTTCGCACCATCGAGTCAGTTCGGCCAGGGGCGCGCTTCGTGCTAGTCGGTGACGGGCCGATGCGCTCTGCTCTGCAACACCAAAACCCGGACTTTATTTTCGCTGGAGAGCGCCACGGGGAAGAGTTGGCTTCCTACTACGCCTCAGCAGATATCTTTCTCTTTCCCAGTCTGAGTGAGACCTTCGGCAACGTTACTCTCGAAGCATTAGCAAGTGGTCTACCCGTAGTAGCTTTCGACTATGCCGCCGCATCCCGCTTCGTAGAAGAGGGTGTCAATGGCCATAAGGTAGCACGTAGCTATCCGGCAGCCTGGGTGCAAGCCGCCTTGGGAGTAGCGATGCTGCCGCCGCAGGTGCGGCAGCGCTGGCAAGAGGCTGCACGGGATAGTGTTGCGGCGCTGAGCTGGCAACAGATAGCCCGGCAGTTCGCTGGTGTCATCGCTAATGCAGGTGAGCAAAATCCTGGTACAGAGCAGGGGGTGCCTCATGCAGCAAACTTTAGTTAG
- a CDS encoding phosphatase PAP2 family protein has product MQQTLVRLQRYEMVMCQLLSRLQRVRLSRDIFVAASRLGDGVLWYALMAGILIFQGVSSAVVVAHMAATGLVATLIYSLIKRSTRRLRPYEADPQLMPATPALDRYSFPSGHTLHAVCFSLLAIAYFPALALWLVPAVILIASSRVVLGLHYPTDVIAGGLLGFALAQISLVFVEWVQMYF; this is encoded by the coding sequence ATGCAGCAAACTTTAGTTAGGTTGCAACGTTACGAGATGGTAATGTGCCAGCTGCTTAGTCGCTTGCAGCGCGTTCGCCTCTCCCGCGATATTTTTGTGGCCGCAAGCCGACTAGGAGATGGCGTTTTGTGGTATGCGCTGATGGCCGGGATCTTGATCTTCCAAGGCGTCAGTTCGGCTGTGGTTGTGGCCCATATGGCGGCCACCGGTCTTGTTGCTACTCTGATTTACTCATTGATCAAACGTAGTACTCGGCGGCTGCGCCCCTACGAGGCTGACCCACAGTTGATGCCGGCGACTCCGGCTTTAGACCGCTACAGCTTCCCTTCGGGACACACTTTGCATGCCGTCTGCTTTAGCCTCTTGGCAATAGCATACTTCCCTGCGTTGGCATTGTGGCTCGTGCCTGCAGTGATACTGATTGCCTCATCGCGGGTGGTGCTTGGCCTACATTATCCCACCGACGTCATTGCGGGAGGCTTGCTGGGGTTCGCTCTAGCTCAGATAAGTCTGGTTTTCGTGGAGTGGGTACAGATGTATTTCTAA
- a CDS encoding D-amino acid dehydrogenase, with protein MRIVVVGAGVIGATLTWELTERGHQVILVDRAKEVAHETSYANGGQLHAGHAAPWNSPGMLTDALRWLGRADSPLRIRPERLLGAPWWLMRFLANANKARHRSNARANATLALYSVQRLYDIIEHTGVECQLRRSSILKLFDDRASLQRGIAAAQAVKDLGIRYNVLDRAQTIAREPTLSTSNDSGKLVGSIEYPEDGCADALMFCQGIAKKAAQKGAELRLGNPVIRLRGDQRQGVAGVVTEHGLIDGDAVVVAAGSHCNQLVQPLGLRLPLEPIKGYSVTIPLGDAAELAPNKPIIDDVRKIVLTRLGDRLRIAGKAEISGFDTRLNPDRCNSVREQGLARFPRLAERLGSIPGEHWSGLRPMTCKGTPLLGPTPIRGLHLATGAGHLGWTFAAGAAELVADQLEGKKSAIYTGPYQV; from the coding sequence ATGCGTATCGTCGTTGTCGGTGCCGGCGTTATCGGAGCCACTCTGACCTGGGAACTCACCGAGCGGGGCCATCAGGTCATACTTGTGGATAGAGCCAAGGAGGTAGCTCACGAGACCAGTTACGCCAACGGCGGGCAGCTCCACGCTGGACACGCCGCCCCATGGAACTCCCCCGGCATGTTAACCGATGCCCTGCGCTGGCTGGGCCGAGCCGACTCGCCACTACGTATCCGCCCGGAACGCTTGCTCGGCGCGCCTTGGTGGCTCATGCGCTTTCTCGCCAACGCCAACAAGGCCAGGCATCGTAGCAATGCGCGTGCCAATGCCACCCTAGCTTTATACAGCGTTCAGCGGCTCTACGATATCATTGAGCATACTGGCGTAGAGTGCCAGTTGCGGCGTAGCAGCATCCTAAAATTATTCGACGATCGCGCCTCACTACAGCGGGGTATCGCCGCCGCCCAAGCTGTTAAGGATTTAGGCATTCGCTACAACGTGCTAGATCGCGCCCAAACCATCGCACGTGAGCCGACCCTGAGCACCAGTAATGATAGCGGTAAGCTGGTCGGTTCTATCGAGTACCCTGAGGACGGTTGCGCCGACGCGCTGATGTTCTGCCAGGGCATAGCAAAAAAAGCGGCCCAAAAAGGGGCCGAGTTGCGCCTCGGCAACCCAGTCATCCGGCTACGCGGCGACCAGAGACAAGGCGTTGCCGGAGTTGTGACTGAGCATGGCCTAATCGATGGCGACGCCGTGGTAGTTGCGGCTGGCAGCCATTGCAACCAGCTAGTGCAACCTTTAGGCCTGCGGTTACCGCTTGAACCGATAAAGGGCTACTCCGTCACCATCCCCCTTGGCGATGCCGCCGAGCTCGCCCCCAATAAGCCGATAATTGATGATGTGCGCAAGATAGTTCTGACTCGGCTGGGCGATCGTCTGCGCATAGCCGGCAAGGCCGAAATCAGCGGCTTCGATACCCGCCTTAACCCGGATAGATGTAACTCGGTTCGCGAACAAGGACTCGCCCGCTTCCCCCGCCTTGCTGAAAGGCTAGGCTCGATACCTGGCGAACACTGGTCCGGCTTGCGCCCGATGACCTGCAAAGGCACACCCTTGCTCGGGCCAACCCCTATTCGCGGCCTGCATTTAGCGACCGGGGCCGGACACTTAGGCTGGACCTTCGCGGCCGGTGCAGCAGAGTTGGTCGCCGATCAGCTCGAAGGCAAAAAAAGCGCCATTTATACCGGGCCTTATCAAGTTTAG
- the queC gene encoding 7-cyano-7-deazaguanine synthase QueC yields the protein MVSQSHQLHSSICPKATGEAALLLFSGGQDSTTCLAWALERFSRVETIGFDYGQRHSVELEARCTILEQIAEQFPIWRERLGEDHLLDSHVLGQISSTSLTSESAITYDSRGLPSTYVPGRNLLFFVLAAAVAERRNIRNIVAGVCETDYSGYPDCRDDTIKSLQVTLNLGMAQQLILHTPLMWLDKARTWELAAKVGGNDLINLIVEHSHTCYHGNRQKLHPWGYGCGQCPACQLRADGWQRYIDSHA from the coding sequence ATGGTCAGCCAATCCCACCAGTTGCACTCAAGTATATGCCCAAAAGCGACAGGGGAAGCTGCGCTACTATTATTCTCCGGCGGCCAGGACTCCACCACCTGCCTCGCCTGGGCACTGGAGAGGTTCAGTCGAGTAGAGACAATAGGGTTTGACTATGGTCAACGCCACAGCGTGGAGCTTGAGGCGCGGTGCACCATACTTGAGCAGATCGCTGAGCAGTTCCCCATCTGGCGCGAGCGCCTTGGGGAAGACCACCTGCTCGATAGTCATGTCCTCGGCCAGATCAGCTCGACATCACTAACCAGCGAGAGCGCGATAACTTACGATTCCAGGGGATTACCGAGTACCTACGTGCCCGGCCGCAACCTGCTCTTCTTCGTACTAGCTGCGGCTGTTGCGGAACGCCGTAACATCCGCAACATAGTCGCCGGCGTCTGTGAAACTGACTATTCCGGGTATCCCGATTGCCGCGATGATACGATAAAATCACTGCAGGTGACTCTTAACCTGGGAATGGCGCAGCAACTAATCCTCCATACCCCGCTAATGTGGCTCGATAAGGCCAGAACGTGGGAGCTGGCAGCAAAGGTTGGTGGCAACGATTTAATTAATTTGATCGTTGAGCATTCCCACACCTGTTATCATGGAAACCGTCAAAAGCTTCATCCATGGGGGTACGGATGCGGTCAGTGCCCTGCTTGCCAGCTGCGCGCAGATGGGTGGCAACGTTATATTGACTCCCATGCCTAA
- a CDS encoding CobW family GTP-binding protein, which produces MAPPVPTNVITGFLNAGKTTAIRHLLARHRPPAERWAVLINEFGDVSIDAAMLSDQLHDKGQGTTQYGQDTNAGSYSESAPGSGDEQEAVTIAELPGGCLCCTLGIPFRTAITRLLRDSKPARLIIEPTGFGHPAKIIDQLRNFEQQGAIELRATITLVDPRRLKEPKAAQHSAFIDQAQIADILICNKSDLIGNDDRARFEHWSRSLYPPKQIIAETEQGRISANWLDCPTGRTRAALSSPGLYNKGVEIGHKGVTGHHGHYRDDGESRIAKSSADHGEQQPSAADSQAQAPDPQPGQPLRLQNDSYYPASCGWIFHRGDIFDRQLLTQALEQLRDCDRVKGVIRTGNDWLQVNTSPDGTDLKATAWRGESRLEVIADDYKLGWDKIEQLLLQAITQTDQS; this is translated from the coding sequence ATGGCACCACCAGTACCCACCAACGTCATCACCGGCTTCCTTAACGCCGGCAAGACTACTGCCATCCGCCACCTGCTAGCCCGCCACCGCCCGCCAGCAGAGCGGTGGGCAGTGCTGATTAATGAGTTCGGCGATGTCAGTATCGATGCCGCCATGCTCAGCGATCAGCTGCATGATAAAGGCCAGGGAACCACTCAATACGGCCAGGACACTAACGCCGGATCTTACTCAGAGAGCGCCCCAGGCAGCGGTGATGAACAAGAAGCTGTAACCATAGCAGAGCTCCCTGGCGGCTGCCTGTGCTGCACACTAGGCATCCCTTTTCGCACCGCCATTACCCGCCTATTGCGCGATAGCAAGCCAGCACGATTGATAATAGAACCGACTGGCTTCGGCCATCCAGCCAAGATCATCGATCAACTGCGCAATTTTGAGCAACAGGGGGCAATCGAACTGCGCGCCACCATTACCCTTGTCGATCCTCGCCGCCTAAAAGAGCCCAAGGCGGCACAGCATAGCGCCTTTATCGATCAAGCGCAGATAGCTGACATACTTATCTGCAATAAAAGCGATCTTATTGGCAACGATGATCGAGCCCGCTTCGAACACTGGTCAAGATCTCTCTACCCGCCCAAGCAGATTATTGCCGAGACCGAACAGGGCCGCATCTCAGCCAACTGGTTGGACTGTCCAACCGGCAGGACGCGCGCTGCCCTCTCCTCCCCGGGGCTTTATAACAAGGGTGTTGAGATTGGCCACAAGGGTGTCACTGGCCATCACGGTCATTACCGCGATGACGGCGAATCGCGCATTGCAAAAAGCAGCGCTGATCATGGCGAGCAGCAGCCCTCAGCAGCCGATAGCCAAGCACAGGCTCCAGACCCCCAGCCCGGCCAACCCCTGCGCCTACAAAATGATAGCTACTACCCCGCTAGTTGTGGTTGGATATTCCATAGAGGTGATATTTTCGACCGCCAACTACTTACGCAGGCGCTTGAACAGCTACGTGACTGCGATCGGGTCAAGGGAGTTATCCGCACTGGAAATGATTGGCTACAAGTCAACACCAGCCCTGATGGCACCGACCTCAAGGCCACGGCCTGGCGGGGCGAGAGCCGCTTGGAGGTAATAGCGGACGATTATAAGCTGGGTTGGGATAAGATAGAGCAGCTACTACTGCAAGCGATAACTCAAACAGATCAAAGCTAG